The sequence below is a genomic window from Oreochromis niloticus isolate F11D_XX linkage group LG3, O_niloticus_UMD_NMBU, whole genome shotgun sequence.
AGTCCTGTTCTGCTGGTAATCATCCAAAACCTATAACAGTGCTCCATTGTGTATACTGTCAAGAGTTGGATTGACCTTCTCACCTCTAACACTAAGAACCTcttgtgacaaatatggccaatgtgattggctgtgcctttcagggagctctgtttagttttagcagcggcaaacCTGCCCagcgaggacctgcaaggaggagaggaggatggcagcaaaaaggaagaacctggatataagaaagtatttttcaaagaaacctgtaagtcacttaaagtcaagttcactcataaaatgtgtccgtcataataacgttacaggctaaaattatatgtctaacattaaaatgttggtgacacaacaTTTTCATCCTAATGGttctgacatattcatagggttaattaTTGAGACAATATATCATGAGGtagctcactgatttgatcggggcaatagtgtccgtaaaatgttgcataattttgctgagagatcttttactttgtggtaatcttagatgagtagttttatggacaaaagcTACCAGTCATGTCTTCTATTGTCATGTCTCCTACATGCATGGACTGTTTACTCCAGAGATCAGCTGATCGCTGGCCGGCTCGCTGGCCGGACCCGCAAGTAGTACCAGCTgaaatttggagaaaaacacattggGGATGCAGAGGTCAAGgacagaagagaagaaagaaggagaCGTTCAGTGCTCATGCGCCAACCAGCGTGCAGCCTGTTACAGTCACTCCTGCTTTTCCTCTAAGTTTAGCTCTGTGTTCTTacgtattctttttttttctgacttgtattttcatcccctgtttcaatccagggggtcagTGTTGCCATTATgaaggactataaataccttcgactacacattgacaataaactggactgggctaaaaacaccacagcacttcacaggaagggccagagtcgcctctattttttgaggcgactgaggtccttcaaaatctgccagaaaatgctcaggattttctatgagtcttttgtggccagtgcgatcctctatgctgttgcatgctgggggagcaggctgagggtcgcagatgccaacagactcaataaactgatccgtaaggccagtagtgttgtggggatggagctggactccctcaaggtggtgtcggagaggcggatgttgtctaagataaagacaatattagataacacctcccacccactccatgacatgctggtcagtcacaggagcacgttcagtgagagacagagtaccgaaaagcaccactgaacgacacaggaaatcattcctgcctgtggccatctccctgtacaactcctccacttaacacactgtttactgcaacagctacacccttcttgcacatgttctttttcagctaataagtgacttttattaattatatatatatatatatatatatatatatatatatatatatatatatatatatatgcctgctattcttagttagtgtattgtctgtctttgttaatgtttgtttataatgaagcactgtaacaaaaaaataatttctactAGGGATCAATTTCCCCTAATgtaatatttataaatatacccATCTAGCGATTAATTGCATAAGtacatggaggcaggacctcacagcagtACCATACTACATAATGTGCATTATGTTATATGTAACATGGTATTTTTCAATCATTGTATTTACAcacatcaagaagtcacaagcaacGAAAGATCACACCATCAAaagtatttaaacaaataaaccacattttttttttttttttttttttaatacaaaaaaaaaaaaaaaaaaaaaaaaaaaaaaaaaaaaaaaaaaaaaaaaacaccccacaCAACAACCCAACCCCTACCCACAAGAAGGCCGCAGAACAAAGCTCTTAAAGTGAGGTGTGTGGCTCTTAAAAGAGCCGTTTGATGGATGAAGAAACATGAGTTTAACCGCCGAAGCCGTACAGAGTGCGGCCCTGCCTCTTCAGAGCGTACACCACATCCATGGCGGTCACGGTCTTCCTCTTGGCGTGCTCAGTGTAGGTGACGGCGTCACGGATGACGTTCTCCAGAAACACCTTCAGCACACCACGGGTCTCCTCGTAGATCAGACCAGAGATACGCTTGACGCCACCACGGCGAGCCAGACGACGGATGGCGGGTTTGGTGATGCCCTGGATGTTATCACGGAGAACTTTACGGTGACGCTTGGCACCTCCTTTTCCGAGTCCTTTGCCCCCCTTTCCTCTTCCACTCATGGTTACAGTTTCTTCTTTGAACGAGCAAAGTCGAATGAAGTTCAACCCCACGGAGCCGTTATATTATGTGTGCTCGGCGGACGTAAAAGAAAACAGACGGTGCGCGGTTCGCTGCACTACTCGAAACTCAGTGGCTCCGCCCACTCTTCTATTCTctatgtggaaacgttgtcttTTGGTAATGACAAATTAAATCTAACCGAAGGGAGGCTCACACCAAATCGCACCCACAATGTCATGTCAATGTACTGAGAAATCTACAAGTGTATTTATTTGTGTACAGTAAACTGCGATTGAGACAACCAGTGCTACTCCACCCGCAGTCACTGTCATGTTGTTCGTCATTTCCGCCAAAGGCCAGAAGATGGCGGTAGTTTCAGCCGCTCGTTTTCTTTGCTCTCTGTTGTCGTCTTTTACATGACATGTAAATTTAGGAGTCCATCAAGCAACCCTTCAGATTCATTTCTTAACAGCAAAAGTGAGTGGAAGAGTTAAGTATTTGTTCATTCAAAGAAGAAACTGTAACCATCAGTGGAAGAGGCAAGTGTGGATTCATTTCTGAAGAAATGAATTCATTTCTGAACAACAAAAATGACTGGAAAGGGTAAGCGTCTTTTTGGTGACATTACAGGGCAGTGGAAAGATCTTAATGTTAATGTTCAAAGAGTCCAAGGAAGGCAATCTACTGTCACGAATATGTAAAGATGCATCTTTTAAGGATTTATATAGGATTTTAAATCCTCAGACAACACATTTCACAAGGTTTGACTCGTCCTCTAAAACTAGAATAGACAGAATTTATATATCTTCTGAGATTTCAGCTTCATGATGATTTTGTAACTGAGTTCTCTGATCATAAGGTAGTCAGAGCAACGATTTTGTGTGGCACTGACCCCACTTCCACTTATTGGAAATTAAATACGAGCACATtgctcacactctcataacacatacatatagggccttgagggtggtCACATTAACGGCGTCCagtggacggtctgtgtattcaaccccacctttggcgccggtgcccacctctcaattttaaatccatgtagacattgaggattctcgggaggggccgtgctgacacctgctgctctctggcagcagcaccatgctctcctgtgttttaaatgcaccttagaacaacacgcagcaacactacactgAGCGAGaggagggaggtttggggtcttcacacacccctgttctctgctggccatcggggcgggggggcttggaggaggtgttggccgtCCGATCGGGATCTGCGATGAAGGGCCTCCCTGCTGTTGTGGAGCCCgaggcggtctgcttgcctccaccccggggggaAGAgtaacatctcctgggtctagaATAAACTAAAGCAAAAGTTAATATTAATTATCACAAAACACTGAATCATCAGACTCATGGACCATGACATATACACTGTGTTCACTTTACTGAATCCACAGTGATCACAGATCAAGTGTTTTGGTCAGATTCAGGAGTTCCTCAAAGTTCTTTTTCCACCTCCCAACCAGTCAAAAGTCCTCCTCTACTGCCTCCCCAAACACCTcccaaaacaaacaagtttTTTTCCGCAACTGCTGAAGCAGCCACACTTTGGCCCTCCAATAGGTCTGCTGCTTCAGACCAACCAAAGCCTTCTTCTTTAGTTTGACAACCTCCCTCATCACCACAATAAAGAACAGGAAAAAGCTGGTCTGAGAGTAATGGTGAGGATGAGGAGAGGTAGAGTTCAACTTCTATGTTTTTGGCCAGCTTTTGAACCATTTTACTGCACGTTAGAAAAAAgcttttggttttctgtttctgtcaaTAAAACATATTTCCACTGATCTCTTGTTCAATTGTTTATAATGCAGCGTAATAAGCATGTTCTCAGTGTTACAAAGCTAAGATTGTATATTGAAGCTTTTTTGCTACCATGCTAAATATATGTGAAATGCTGAATATGTCGataaaaatggaaaacataATGGACTCTGCCTGATCACCAGCAATTCAAAATCTTAGTACACTTGCAGACCttgcattatttttaaatgtagtaCATGAATGTTTCATTCAGTCAGATTTATGGataaagaaaaatgtcaagaaTACATAGAAAGGAAGTAACCGGTAAAAAATATGCTAAGTTCATATGTATTAATATGTGTGTGAAGCAAATTATATAAGATCCTAAATTTTcccaagcagaaaaaaaagcatcagaACATTAGCATTTTAGCATTTTCAGATTTCTGCCTTTTACAATGCAGAGTAGACGTGATCCTGGTCCTTACTGCCTTAATGTTGGGAGGTTGGACCGTAGTTCTCATATGTGCCagacaactgaaaataaaacatcaacaACATAAAAGCTGAGGTTTCAAACACATTATGCATTATCAGTTTCATGCTATTAAAAATGAGAAGTACAGCAGTTTTGCTTCAGAGCAAAATACTGAAAGGACTAAATCTGATTTCACCTATTTAGATATGacctttaaatttttttgtgaACTGATGTTTGTCTGGGAAGTAAAACATGCAAATGCAGAAAAACTtaataagaataagaagaaCTAGAACAAGAATAAAACATACTTATGTAACTTTGTCCGTCATTCAAtggaaaatgtttcttttttcactaCATTTAATTGAGAACATCACACTGATTAAACAGTGGCCACTGAAACCTGATAAACAGAAATCAAATAAGTGACAAAAACTCACCTCCATGTTTTTGtcatctgtcttttctctgGTGTTCAGTGCAGTGTTCCTCCAGGTCttttaaatgcagaggagcagGAAGAAAACAGCCATCAGTAAAACACTAATCAAAGACACAAGGAGGATTCAGGACAATCTGATGAAGACGTAGAAATCTTTGGAGTGAAACTCTGactctgtgctgttgttgttggtgtttgtgttgttttagttGTTGCTTCTGGTATAGAAGTGaacattatttaaataaaataaaaaaaaaagagtagtgATACTTGAAAATACAAACATTACACAAAGTGTCACAGATGGTTGTTCTGCAcatgattatattgttttctttaaaaaaatgttacattcTGCAGTGTGTTATACATTAAATATACAAGCAGCAATCAATCATAGCTTGACTATCACAAATTAAACTTCTGTTCAGAATATAACACCATCATGCTTTTAGGCTAGAATTGATTTTTTGAAAGTcagtttaacatattttttttttttttcaagttacATTTGAGACACTTGTACacagtttttttctgtcagtTGAACACAATGCCGTCACCAACACAACTTTAACTGTGGCCTAACTGTAACATGTGTGTTGGCCTCAGCTGGTTGGCTGGCTATATGAGCAGTCATTGTTGAGACAATATAAGAGACCCcccatatatgtatatatactgAAAAGAGACAATCATCCCAGAATGCGACAGTGACTAACAGAAGTCCTTAGTTTTTAACTAATTTTATCCTGCTGAATGACAAAGCatgctattgtttgtttttttttaatgttgaatCACATATTTCTCACCATCCTACTTACCATCAATGACAACACTACTGCTACTGCAGTATGAATCTGGAGAGGTTTCCTGTCACACCTGTAGGAGCTGCCTGCTTTAAGTTATATATGAAATAAGTGTGGAAGAAAAAAGAGTGAACAAATGCACCTCTTCAGGAGCACATTTCATACCACTGTCTGTCATAAATTGTGGACTACTGGTAGGATACCAATCAGACATAATGATGATACCCTGTAAGAACCTACAGACTCTCATAAGGTGTTGGAGTGAATCAGAGCTGCTACTTGAatgacacacacagaggaaccAA
It includes:
- the LOC100711673 gene encoding histone H4, with amino-acid sequence MSGRGKGGKGLGKGGAKRHRKVLRDNIQGITKPAIRRLARRGGVKRISGLIYEETRGVLKVFLENVIRDAVTYTEHAKRKTVTAMDVVYALKRQGRTLYGFGG